One Leptolyngbya sp. SIO1E4 genomic window, AGAAAGGCTTGACTAGAGAGCCGTTGAGTTATCTGGACTTGTCCTATCTGCCTTCTGCCTTCTGCCTTTCCCTACAGCTGCTCTTGCCAACGCTGAATTTCTTGCTGTGCCTGTTCGTAGGCCACGGTGCCCTCTGGCACCAAGGTGGCTGCAGCGATCGCCGCATCTAGTCTGCCTTGAGCTGCCCGGGCTCGGGAAATCGCCAAAATATCTTGGCTCCATTGATTAATGCGCTCTTGGGCGATGCTATATCCAGGCTGATCAGGGGTGATTTGCTGAAGGGCTCTAATCGCATCTTGAAAAGAGCTTGCCTGCCCCGGCTGCAAGGAATTCTGCATTTGTTGAATTAGCTGCTGATTCTCCAGCGTTTGCTGCCAAATGGCAATCCGCTGCTGGGCCAGCTGATAGACAGCGGGGCGATCGTCTGGCACGAGTCCTGCGGCCGCAATAGCGCCAGGAATATCTCCGCTGGCGGCCCTGCCTTCAGCCAGATCCAAAATGACTCGGCTCCAGCGCTCAATATCGGCCTGGGCTTGCTCATAGTAAGGGTCTTCAGGGGGGACTTGCCGTGCCTGCTGAATCGCATCGTTAAATAAAGACGCGGATGCTGGTTGAATCAGCTGTCGAGCATCATTCAAAATGCCTTGGTTGCGGACAGCGGCTTCCGCTACTTCACTATTGGCCTGCTGCAGGAGGTCGTTATAAGTCTCTGTTTGCAGCTCTGGGGGCACCTGCGTTAACCAGGCCCGTGCCTCACCGTAACGCCCCTCTGCGATCGCCCCTTCTGCGCGCTGCAAAGCCGACTCTCCTGCTGCAATGGGGTCAACAGTGTTGGGAAACAGCGCCTCACCTTCTGCGGTCTCACCGCCCTCAGTCGTTCCTTCTGGGGGCGCATTGGGTACGGCTGGAGAGGTTTCTGTTGAACGGGGAGCACCGGCCTGCTCCACACCCCCTAGCAACCCTAGGGGACGATACCGAGCGAGTGCACCCACTATGAAGGCAATGCCTGCAGCTATGAGGCCCCATTTCCAGAGGCTCTTTAGGGATACCCCTTTTTCCGCTTCAGCGTCACTGGGCTTGTGGACGATTGCTCCGGTAGAGGGGGGCGTCACGGGGGGCGTCACGGGGGGCTGACTGGCGGCTGAACTGGCTGCCGAGCTGGAGGTTGGCTCCGGTTGGGGCGCCGAAAGATCGGCAGGAGGAACCGGTGGCGGGGTCGAGGGTGTGGGCGTTGGGAGCTGAGATGAGGGCGGAGGTGAGGGCGGAGCCGTCGAGGGTGGGGCACTGGCGGCTGCCACACTCAAGTCTGGCAGCCCTGCTCCCTCCCTAAAATCGGTGACTGCAGTTTCAGTGACCGGGAGCTGTGCAATGCTCTCGGCAGGCACCACCATCATGAACTTCCGCTCTGGGGGGAGGGCCGTCACTGGATTTTGTACCGGACGCCAATGGTGTTGGCTTAATTCGGGAACGCGATCGCTCAAGTAAGCAGCGAGCTGAGAAACGGTGATGCAGCCGTGGTATCGCAACCCTTCTAACAACGCTTTCGTAAACAGCCCATGCCGCACCGCCATGGTTTCATGGGCATATTGGTCAGGCTGGCAAGACATGAGGGTGGCCACCCCAAAATCATTAGCTAAGGTCAAGGTCTGCTGCCCAATATTTTGATGGCCGATCGCTCCTTGACTGCGGTTGATATCTAGAACCAGCAGTATCTGATCGGTTTTAGCGGTTTTAAGGATGTCAAAAACGGTCGAGACTGCGATCGCGGTTTCTGCTAACTGAGTGGGGTCAGCATCAATGGGCATCCAATAGTCTTGTCCCATAGTGGCTAAGCCATAGCCACTGAAAAACACCCACAGCAAATCTCCAGGCTGCACCTTCTGCCGGCAAAAATCTTGGAGCTGAGCCTCAATATCTTTGCGCAGGGGATAGTGGGCATAGGGCTCCACCGCGGCTGACAGATCCGTCAACAAAATGCACTGCTCAATCGGAATGCCTAACTCATCCACAAAAAAGTTACGCAGCGCCACCGCATCTGCCTGCGCGTACATTAACGGCTGTAGCGCAGTGTACTGGTTAATCCCGATGAGGAGAGCCCACTGATTAGCCATGGATCGCCTTTCACCTAAACTCGTCCTAAGTGTCGTCTGCTATGTTCAGCAACGAGACGCTGACATGCTAGCGACTGTGACACCAGACGATACCACAGCCTACAGAAAACGAAGCATCATTCTTCGGCAGCGCCTGCCTCGTGTCACTATTCTGGTCTGGGGGTACACAATCGCATCCCCGGTGATCCAGGCTTAGAGATTCTGTCAATTTGATTTAGGCATCCTCAAGGGCATTTTTGCGGACGAACATCGTTTTGCCGTCATATGGCAAGGTTTGTGATGTGGTGATCTAGGGGCTGTCATCATTTATCCGTTGAGCGTAAACAGCGAAAGGGTTTCAGCCCCTAGCTGAGGTTCTGGGGCGGGCGCGGTAATGCTGATACCGCAAGCATTCTGGCTTAATTTGATGACGCGCCCTAGCGTCATCATGCTGAAATCGAATCGTTCGGCAACACTAGAATGCCATTTGAGGTCTCAGAATAGGCAAGAAGAGTAGTATTCGCTACTCATTGATGGCTGATGGTCATGGTTGCGAGTATTTGGAACCCCAATCTGAACCATCGGCCAATCGCTACTAACTACGAATGATCGATGACCCAACTATTACGCTTCACAACTGGCCTTAAAAGGCTTTCCGTTTTATCCGCAGGAGCAGCTTTAGCCCTTGGTTTAGTGACAGGCTGTGTGGTACCTGGAGGGGGACAAGGGACCGCCAATCCAAGAATCCCCACAGGTGTTCCACTGCCACCGGGCCCTGTGAGCGATCGCGTCTTAGCCACGGCAGCCCAAGACCTTGGCTTGCCTCAAGCAGAACTCAGCATTCTGCGAGTCAATGAGGAAACCTGGACGGATGGCTGTCTGGGCATAGGTCTGCCCAATGAAGGTTGCTTGCAAGCATTAGTGGAGGGGTGGCAACTGGAAATTGTTCATAACAACCAGAGTTGGTTTTATCGAACTGATGCTATAGGGGAGAACGTCCGCCAGTCTTATTTAGACGACAATTTGCCACCCTCGTTGAGCGATGGCGTCCTAGCCATGGCAGCGACAGACTCGGGACTATCTAGGGAACAGTTGGAGATAATCAAAGCAGAGCCGCGTACCTGGGATGGCTGTTTGGGTATTGAGGAGCCTGGTCAAGGCTGCCCGCAGGCGAGGTATTTTGGTTGGCGAGTAACGGTTATTGGGGAAAGGCAGCTGTTGGTTTACCACACTGACATGATCGGGTATCAAATTCGCCTCAATCCTCAGGATTCTGCGCAGTAACCGAGAGTGTTTTGAGGGGTGATACAGCATTCCCTTTCTAGGTGAGGTACAGCTTATTTCCTGAGATCAAGGGTTCTAGGTAGATCTGTGTACCTCACTGGATTCAGAAACGCTGTAGGTGGGCCTATTCAGTTGCCATTCCTGTCACCTCTCAACATTGATTTTTCGATTGTCTAGCGAAAGCCCAACATGACTTGCCAGAGTAAATATTGACGGCAACTGACTGATATAGCAAAAGGCAGAAGGCAAAAAGCAGAAGGCAGAAATCAAACCCTTGCTGCATAAGGATTCCAGGAAATCCGATTGTTCTGACCAGCACATCAGGTGCAATACCGTTGATCATGACTCGTAAAAGCGCCTTTTGAGAATGCAATTGCTTTATCAATCAGGCCTGCAATTGATTTAAATCAAAATAGTCGACTATTTTGATTTAAATCAATTAGAGCAGCTTATTCTTTTTACGGGTGAAAGATATCATCGAATTAATCTCAGAAATCAGAGGTTCTTGAAGCAAAACCTGGAGCAAAAAGGCCGTACTGCTGTTTAAAGACTTGATCAGTAATATCGAAAAAGGCAAAAAGATATCGCTTACTTCTGCATAGCAGGTAGAAGGATGAATAGAAACGCTTGGTGGAAGCGCCGTTGAATTATCTGGATTGTCCTAACAAAAATGCGTACTGCTATATCAATTCGGTAAAACCGAATGACATTTCAATCTGTTTGAGGATCCCCAAAAACCCTTTTCAAACGTAGGCGATCCTCCGATTTCAGACAGATTTGTGAGCCATCTTCTAGATGATTACAGCCTTTTTTAGCTGAGTGAGGTACATCCTGGTCGCAATAGGGGCTAGGGTCTGGGGTTTGGGGTCTAAGGTTAGTACTTCATCAGAGTGAGCAACGCTGTAACGGCTCAATGAACCCCTGATCACATCTGAGCCTGATGTCAACATTATCACTCAAAGGCTATGACGATGAAACCAACTCAGCGATCGCAAATTCGATCAATCAAATTTCTGCTTGCTTGGATTGTTGCCAACTTTATTGGCGGCTTCTGGGTGGGATATTTTGAGGATAACGGCATGCAGTTTATGGCCACGATAGTCTACACCGGGATCTTTATTGGCACCTTGCAGTGGGCCGTTTTATGGTGGGCCGGTAATCGGAGATCACGATGGTGGCTGTGGCCGTTAGTGAGTGCCCTAGGGTGGAATTTTGGCATTACCTTATTACTCTTCAGCGTGTCGTTTATTGGGGATATTGCCAATGGTCTAGCGCATCAGTTTGGTCTGTGGGCAACCTTCTGGTCTAACCTGATGCTTGGGCCGATTTGGGTGTCATTTATGGCGATCGCCCAAGGGGTTCTTCTCAGTCGTCGGACTCAATTTCAAGGATCGGTGTTGGGCATCTGGCTATTAGCCAGTTGGTTCGGGGGGGCAGTCAACGGCGCAACCGGTGCTGCTTTGTGTAGTGCCTATTGTCAGGTGCTGCCCCAGGCGCTAATCGGTCTGGTTAATGGGGCTGGCTGGGGTGCATATGGGCTCATTACTGGAGTCGTGCTGTTTGTGAGACCTGGCTTGCTGTCAGGGTTTCAGGAACGTTTGCTGACCGACACCCCCGTTCGACGCCTTCGGTAAGCGCACGATGACATGGGTGCCTTTGCCCTGCTGGCTTTCGATGTCGAGGGTGCCGCCATGCAGCTCTACCGCAGCTTTGACAATGGGCAACCCAAGCCCCGTGCCTGGAATGGAGCCCACATTACTGCCGCGACTAAACGACTGAAAGAGCTGCGCCTGGTCGGCATCAGGAATGCCAATACCCTCATCTTTAACATGACAGATTATCTGGGTAGCTTCGCCAATGAGCTGCACCCGAACGGTGCCCCCCTCAGGAGAATATTTAATGGCATTGGAGAACAGGTTGCCAAAAACCTGTCGCAGCAAGCCGCGATCGCCCACAAAGCCTGCCAGATCACCTCGAATACTTAACGTCAGATGATGCTGCTCGCCGCTGAGCATCTGCTGCTCCGTAATTAAGTTGGATAAAAACGTATACACGTTGATCTGAGTGGGCTGTAGCTTCAGCTTGTCTAACTCAGCCTGATTCACCAGCAGCATGTCGCCCACCAACGCTGACAGGTGTTTCGACTTCTGCTCAATAATGTCCAGAAATCGCTCCTGTTTTGGCGGTGTCAGGTTGTGATGATGGGTTTTTAGGGTCGCGGCTGCGGTTTGAATCGCGGCCAGGGGCGCATTGTATTCATGGGAAACCGTTGCAATAATCTTGGATTTGAAGGTGTTGAGGGCCTTCTCTTTTTCTAAAGCAGTTTGGGTGGTCGCGAGGAGTTCAGCATGTTGAATTGCGATCGAAAGGTGTATGGAAGATTCATCCAACATCTGGACTTCATCGGGCTGCCACTGTCGCCCGTCGGTGCACTGATGGGCCACGAGCAGTCCCCAGAGCCGGTTGGTTGGCGAGGGGTCAGCACCCATCAAAATGGGGGTAACTAAACTGGCCTTGACTTCAAATTGCTCCAGTAGGGCAATATGACAAGGATCTAACCCAGCGGTGTCAGTATCTACCACAATTTGCTGGCGTCCCTGGCGATATTCCTCAGCCCCGTAAGTTTGAAAATAGGTATCTTTGATGGCTTTGCCGAGGGCTGGAGTCCAGGTGTCACCCACAGATTCGGCAATAATCTGACCGCTCATGTCAGCTGAAAACTGGTAAGCCAGTACCCGATCGCATCGCAGCAGACGGCGGACTTCCGTGACGGCTGTCTCAAGAATTTCTTTCAAATCTAAAGACTGTCGAATCTGAAAGGCAATATGCGTGATGAGACGCTGCCGTTCTTGGTTTTTCTGCAGTTGCTGCTGTAGCTGGGCCTGACGAACAACGTTACGAACGGTGTGCTGCAAAACATCTCGCTTGAGCTGGTCTTTGACTAGATAGTCTTGCGCTCCGCCCTTCATGGCGCGAACAGCTATCTGTTCGTCTCCATGCCCTGTCAGCATGATGACGGCTGTGTGTGGGTGATGCGCTTGCACTACATTGAGCACCTGCAATCCACTGATGTCAGGGAGCTGAAAGTCTAGCAAGATAGCATCAAACCAGTGTTGTTGGCACAGCGCTAGCCCTTCTTCAGCACAGCTGGCCTCAAAGACAGCGTAGCTTTGATGGGGATCTTGGGATAAGTAGCGTCGATAGAGGGTGCGATCGGCTTTTGAATCATCAACGATGAGCAGCGTCCTGCAAGTCTCCATTGCAACCATTCGTTCTTTACCCGGCTTCTCAGCACTGGCGAGATGCTTTAGATAATCCTATCTGCTGTCTCCACCAGAAAACCCAGAAACCTACTTTACTTAGCTAAAAACAAAGAATGGAGATGTATTGGCACCCAACCAGTAATCTACAAAGGCCTGAACCATGTCTTTCAAGGCTTGATTCTCCACGGGTTTTACCATGTACCCATTGGCTCCCTGCTGGTAGCAGAACTCAATATCACTCTGGGCAGACGAGGTCGTAAAGACGATGATAGGAATTTTAGAAAATGCCTGATCTTGCTTTAACCGGGCTAAGACGGCCCGACCGTCTGTGCCAGGCAGATTCAGGTCAAGCATGATAATCGTGGGCTGGGGCACCGGTTCAGATGCCTCATAACGGCCAGTTCGATACATCAGCTCTAATGCCTCATCGCCTGTCTGACAGCGATAGATAGGATTTTGAACATCCATCTGCCGCAGCAGCCGCTTCAGCATCCGAAAGTCAGCATTGCTGTCTTCGATCACCAAAAGTGGATTAGGGAGAATTGTGGTCATCCGCGCTCTAAAGATGTTTGTAAAGCGATATTTTTACGCGTAATAGAACTTAACAGACCAAGTCTCCCTCTCAAGCGATATTACAGGTAATTTTTAGAAATCAGCCCTATTCTTAGGGGCATTGCCTTATCCGCCAGCGAAAGTAAAGAAAAATGTGCTCCCTTCTCTAGCATCGGACTCTACCCAGATGCGTCCTCCATGGCGCTCAATGATTTGGCTCACAATCGCCAACCCGACACCGACTCCGCCGCCATAGAATTCTTGCGGATGAAGTCGCTTGAAAAGCTTAAACACCATAGATTGGTGTTTTTTGCTGATGCCGATGCCGTTGTCTCGAACGTAGAACACTTGGGGGGATCTGGCTAAGCCAAGGGCAGCGTCTGAAGACTCCGCTGAAGTATCCGTCGCCATGTCTTGATAACCCACCTCAATCCATTTCTCGGGCTGGTTATTGTATTTAATGGCGTTACTGATCAAGTTGCGGAAAACTTCGCTGACGAGGACTGGGTCACACTGAATCTGAGGCAGCGATCGCGGAATACGCACGTCGAAAGCAGTTTCAGGCTGGCTTGCCTGCACCACATCAGCGGCTCGCGCCAGCACCTCATTCAGGTCAGTGGTGTGAAGCTGCAGCTCTGTCTGGCGCAGTTGAGCAATCCTTAACAGGGCATTAATGAGCGTCTCCATCCGCTGAGAGAACGCCTGAATCTCATTGAGATAGTCCAGCCCCTCAGCGTCTAATACTGCAGAATAGTCTTCTACCAGGATATTGGCGTAGTTATAGATGCCGCGCAGGGGCTCTTTTAGATCATGGGCGGCCACATATGCAAAGGAGGCCAGTTCACGATTGCTGTGCTGGAGTTCGCGATTGAGTCGGGCTAACTCGTCCGCTTTTTTCAGCACGATACCCACAATGGCATTCCTGAGGTCAAGGGCGCCGTTAATCTCAAAGGGTTGCCACGGTAAAGCGGTGGCGTACACAGTTTCCTGCCAGAGTTCAAACGAGGTGCGCGGGCACAGCTGTACTTGCCCGTCCTCATTGACTTGTACGCCATCATCGGGTTTGCCCCCCCAATTGATGGTTTGCAAGACTTCGGGGCGAAACCAAAGGATCAGGTAGTGCTGAACCTGCGAAATGCGGAGCAGTAACAGGCCACTCGCCGTAGCTTTGAAGCTCTCTGCTTCAGGATACGCCTGGGATAAACAGGGGGTCTGAAACAGGTCCTCTTGAAGGGTGTCATCGGCCCAGGCGATTAAGGCGCGCACCTGCTCTTCGGTCGGGGTGGTGCCGGTGAGGGTCAGCTCCTTGCCCAGGCATATCGCAGCCCCTGCCGCATTGACCAGGGTCAGGAGGCGCTCTTCCGGTTTGATTAAGGCATCAATAAAGTTATCGGCCTGAGCGATAGAGGCAATCAGTTCAGACTGTACGACATTGAGTTGCGATCGCTGATTGAGATCTTCTTGCCTGACTTTGTTGGCCAGTTCTGACGATGCCATCTGTGATATCACTTCGCAAGCCGCTCTCACCTCATAAGACAGATATTTAGGGCGAGTGTGATGGCAAGAAATCAGACCCCAAAGCTTTTGGTCTTTAAGCAGCGACGCTACCAGCGCGGCTGACGTCCCCATATTGCTGTAATACTCAACGCAGCATGGGTCAGGGCTTCGCAGTGTAGATAAACTCAAATCAGGCGATTGTGCCGTCTTTTCGTGCGAAGGGGGAACCAGTGCAACGGGGGCAGCGCCCATATTGGGAATCATCCGCTGCTTGCCACGGGCATAGAGTTCTCTAAACAACGCCGGAATTTCATAGGCAGGAAAATGAAGGCCCAGATATGGGGTGAGGTCGGCTTGGGTTGCTTCAGCGACCACCTCCCCGGCGGCCTGTTCATCAAAACGATAAATCAGCACCCGGTCATAGCCAGTCAGATGTTGTATTTCATCTACCACAATCTGCAGCAGAGCCGTGCGAGTGGTTGCCTGCTGCATGCGGTCAAGGGCTGCCCTCACCAGAGCATGAATCGGAAGAACTGTGCCAGGTTGGGCTGTGGTGGCAGGTTCCATCTCCAGAATGGCCATGGTCCCTACCTGGTGGACAAAACTATTAAAGTGAGTCAGTCCATCGGATGTCTCCACTGAGAGGTTGAGGGGAATGACCCGTGTCTGTGCCAGGGACACGCAGCGCTGCAAAATCTCTAATTGATCAGTGCCAAAGTGAGTCTCGAAAGGCGTTTCGAGCAGCTGTTGCGGTTCGATACTCAAATGTTCCTGGGTGTTCGCACTGACCTGCAAAATCGAGAAATCTGCCTGATCTAACACCAACAGCACGCCATGGGGTTGAATCGTGTCAGGAAAATGAGGGGGATGATAGTCAATCGGTAGGGTCGCGATATCACCTGGAGCAGCACTCGATTCATTCATTGATAAACGCCTATACAATCTCTGCTGTTCTTTTAAAAACCTCTACTTGTATTGTTTACTATGACATTTCACCGAAAATTTCTGCTGTGGGAGTATCCCCCAAGGTTGCCCATAGAAAAACAGCGACGGCGGAGTCGGTTGCCCAGATTCTCCTCCCATCGCTGTGGTTTGCTTTGCGTATGGCACCACCCTGATAGCGGCCTCAGCAACGCTACGCTAAAGAACTAGTGCTGGCCCCAAGACACCCAATGACGAGAGATGCCCGTCGAGACCTGTCCAGGATGGGTTTGGACTTGGGTAATATCGGTACCTTCTAGATCTACGCCTTCAAAATCGACGCTGTCTAAACAGGCACTCGCCAGATTGACATGCCGGAAATTGGCCCCACTCACCTCAGCTTCGATCAGGTTGGCTCCGCGCAGGTCGGCCCCTTCTACATCCGCTGTTCGCATATCTGCTCGGGAGAGGTTACTGCCCACCAGGTTCGCGCCCCGCAGAGATGTGCCAATTAAATTGACCTCTTCGAGGTGTGCCCCACTCAGATCAGCGCCGCTCAGATCGGCATTGGTCAAATTGGCACATCTCAAATTCGCTCGCGTCAGGTTTGCGTTGCTGAGATTGGCTCCACTTAAATCAGCCCGACTCAAATCAATCCCGCTGAGGGTGTGATTGCTCAGGTCGGCACCATGGAGTGTGATCTCAGAAAAGTCGCGATCGCCGCGATTATATTCATGTAACAACTGTTGAATATCCATCTCTATCGCCTCATGATTGAATGCAGCCTAGTTTGTGACTGAAGCGAAATCGAGTGTGTATTTCCAACGACAAAAGGATTTTAGGACGGTCAATATCTAACTAAAAGCCACCAGAAATGCACTGAAAAAGACTCTAAGACTATCAGAACTAGGTTCTTTAAGTATTGCTCAACAAACTCTATCTGGCTTAAATAATTAACACAATGAAAAAGATTAAATGGCAAGAATCTTAATGGATTGTGCCTTGCTCGTGCACTGACGGCTTGATTCCTGACGCCGGCCTTGAAGAAGTCTGAAGGGTGTTGCGTGCCACCATGCCCAGGGCACAAAACTTTGTGCCCTGGGCATGGTGATGCTAGCGATTACGCTAATGGGGATGCGTTGGCGTCAGGACGGGTGCCGCCATTATTCTGCTCGCAACTCAATGGGCTTTCCAGCCTCAATGATGACGACCCGTTGAGCGGTGACATTTCCCACCAGTACCCCGGTGGCAGCCCCTCCCAAGACTTCTAAAAGGCTAATGCCATCCCCTAAGACGGCCCCAATAACGGCTCCGCCTGCGGCCCCAATGGCTGCATCTACGGCAGTTGACCCCGCCGAAGTTTCGCGGGGGTCTTTCACATCATGCAGCACATCTGATGTGGCATTTAGAGTGGTTCTGAGTCCGCCGCCTTCAATCTCAGTCGCCACGTAGCGCAGCCCCCCTTCCACGGGTTCTAAGCGACCATTAATGACAGTCCCTGCGGGTAAATTCAGCCCATTCACAACCACTGCGGACTCAACCACCATCGGGAGTTCATAGATGGTGCCCGAATCCAGATACAACGTTTCGTCCGTTTGGGTGACCACCTGCATCACCGTGGCTTGCTTCACTTGCGTCAGTGGGGCAGCAGCAGCGACACCGGTCAGCATGAAGGGAGCAACAGGGGCAACCAGCAATGGGAGGAACGTTAGAGTCCTAATTTTCATCACGACCTCCTATGGTCAATGTGCAAAGACATCTCATGATATTTCAAGTCCTTCGTAAGGGGCTTTTGTAACTCAGATCGTAGGCATAGACGCTGAGAAGCCCCAGAAGTTCATATGAGTTTGCGTTAAGCAACAAAATCTTGAGGACAAACTTTTCTAACATCCTTCGAGTCTGCCTAAGATAGTTCATCCTAATGGGAGAATGGGAGCGTACTGGGAATCTAGGATGTAGCCATGAAGCACCCTTTACTCGCGTTATGCCTAACAGTTCTGCTCTGGTTAGGGCTGGCTCAGCCAAGTTGGGCGGCTATTCAAGAAGATGTTGACCTTCTCATAGATACCAAGAAGTGTCCTGTTTGTATTTTGAATGAAACAGACTTGAGCGGGCTGGATTTGAGTAATGCAAACCTCAAGATTGCAACCCTATCGGGGTCTGATTTGAGCGGTGTGAACCTGACGAGTGCCAACCTGATGCTGGCTTACCTGGATAACGCAAATCTCACTGGCGCTATCCTGAAAGAGTCACAAATGAACGGGGCACAACTGCCCAATGCAAATCTCACTGGCGCAGACCTGAGTGGCGTCGAGATGACTCAGGCCAATCTGACAGACGCTAATCTCTCTAATGCGGATTTGCAAGGGGCCATTATGCTGGCGGTGAAGCTGGGCCAGGCCAACCTGAAAGGGGCTAACTTGAAGGGCGCTAATCTCAGAGGGGTTAACCGAAGCATGGCTCTGTTCTGCAACACGGTGATGCCTGACGGCACCATTGAGAATCGAGACTGTGAGAGCTGACCGAAGCGCAAACGTTGAAAGGGGTGAGATTTATCAGCCCTGTGAATAAAGCCAGGCGTGAATGAGCGCTCACTCATGAATAAAAGCGCTCATTCATTCTGTTTTTTTATCTGCGACGTGATTGATCTTGGGATTAGTCCTGGGCATGCATGCGATCGCAAACACAACGCTCACACTCGTCTGGATGATTGGCTCTAACGACGGTGTGGGCGTTTTGCTTGCATACGGAGAGTATTCTATTCTGCCTTTTGCCTTTAGCGATGAAGTGCTATTACAGGCGGCATTTTTAGACAGTCTCAGAGGGTGACTTTAACCGGAATTCATAGAGTGCAGGCAAAAAGTTACGATTTTCATGGCTTGGACGGCTGAGCTTGCAAAGTGCGAAGCGCTGTAGTTGGGTTAAATGGGCCCAGCTGTCTGCGGAAATAGAGGCGTCCACTTGGGTGGCCTGCTCTTGAACCTCAGCCGGAACCTCCCTCTGTCCCCAGGGGGGGTGAGGATCGACCGGAATCTCTTTGGCTGGAGATTGGGTATATTGGGCGATCAAAGCCTGGAGCTGCTCACGATAGGTGGCG contains:
- a CDS encoding caspase family protein, translated to MANQWALLIGINQYTALQPLMYAQADAVALRNFFVDELGIPIEQCILLTDLSAAVEPYAHYPLRKDIEAQLQDFCRQKVQPGDLLWVFFSGYGLATMGQDYWMPIDADPTQLAETAIAVSTVFDILKTAKTDQILLVLDINRSQGAIGHQNIGQQTLTLANDFGVATLMSCQPDQYAHETMAVRHGLFTKALLEGLRYHGCITVSQLAAYLSDRVPELSQHHWRPVQNPVTALPPERKFMMVVPAESIAQLPVTETAVTDFREGAGLPDLSVAAASAPPSTAPPSPPPSSQLPTPTPSTPPPVPPADLSAPQPEPTSSSAASSAASQPPVTPPVTPPSTGAIVHKPSDAEAEKGVSLKSLWKWGLIAAGIAFIVGALARYRPLGLLGGVEQAGAPRSTETSPAVPNAPPEGTTEGGETAEGEALFPNTVDPIAAGESALQRAEGAIAEGRYGEARAWLTQVPPELQTETYNDLLQQANSEVAEAAVRNQGILNDARQLIQPASASLFNDAIQQARQVPPEDPYYEQAQADIERWSRVILDLAEGRAASGDIPGAIAAAGLVPDDRPAVYQLAQQRIAIWQQTLENQQLIQQMQNSLQPGQASSFQDAIRALQQITPDQPGYSIAQERINQWSQDILAISRARAAQGRLDAAIAAATLVPEGTVAYEQAQQEIQRWQEQL
- a CDS encoding response regulator; this translates as METCRTLLIVDDSKADRTLYRRYLSQDPHQSYAVFEASCAEEGLALCQQHWFDAILLDFQLPDISGLQVLNVVQAHHPHTAVIMLTGHGDEQIAVRAMKGGAQDYLVKDQLKRDVLQHTVRNVVRQAQLQQQLQKNQERQRLITHIAFQIRQSLDLKEILETAVTEVRRLLRCDRVLAYQFSADMSGQIIAESVGDTWTPALGKAIKDTYFQTYGAEEYRQGRQQIVVDTDTAGLDPCHIALLEQFEVKASLVTPILMGADPSPTNRLWGLLVAHQCTDGRQWQPDEVQMLDESSIHLSIAIQHAELLATTQTALEKEKALNTFKSKIIATVSHEYNAPLAAIQTAAATLKTHHHNLTPPKQERFLDIIEQKSKHLSALVGDMLLVNQAELDKLKLQPTQINVYTFLSNLITEQQMLSGEQHHLTLSIRGDLAGFVGDRGLLRQVFGNLFSNAIKYSPEGGTVRVQLIGEATQIICHVKDEGIGIPDADQAQLFQSFSRGSNVGSIPGTGLGLPIVKAAVELHGGTLDIESQQGKGTHVIVRLPKASNGGVGQQTFLKP
- a CDS encoding response regulator — encoded protein: MTTILPNPLLVIEDSNADFRMLKRLLRQMDVQNPIYRCQTGDEALELMYRTGRYEASEPVPQPTIIMLDLNLPGTDGRAVLARLKQDQAFSKIPIIVFTTSSAQSDIEFCYQQGANGYMVKPVENQALKDMVQAFVDYWLGANTSPFFVFS
- a CDS encoding GAF domain-containing protein, encoding MNESSAAPGDIATLPIDYHPPHFPDTIQPHGVLLVLDQADFSILQVSANTQEHLSIEPQQLLETPFETHFGTDQLEILQRCVSLAQTRVIPLNLSVETSDGLTHFNSFVHQVGTMAILEMEPATTAQPGTVLPIHALVRAALDRMQQATTRTALLQIVVDEIQHLTGYDRVLIYRFDEQAAGEVVAEATQADLTPYLGLHFPAYEIPALFRELYARGKQRMIPNMGAAPVALVPPSHEKTAQSPDLSLSTLRSPDPCCVEYYSNMGTSAALVASLLKDQKLWGLISCHHTRPKYLSYEVRAACEVISQMASSELANKVRQEDLNQRSQLNVVQSELIASIAQADNFIDALIKPEERLLTLVNAAGAAICLGKELTLTGTTPTEEQVRALIAWADDTLQEDLFQTPCLSQAYPEAESFKATASGLLLLRISQVQHYLILWFRPEVLQTINWGGKPDDGVQVNEDGQVQLCPRTSFELWQETVYATALPWQPFEINGALDLRNAIVGIVLKKADELARLNRELQHSNRELASFAYVAAHDLKEPLRGIYNYANILVEDYSAVLDAEGLDYLNEIQAFSQRMETLINALLRIAQLRQTELQLHTTDLNEVLARAADVVQASQPETAFDVRIPRSLPQIQCDPVLVSEVFRNLISNAIKYNNQPEKWIEVGYQDMATDTSAESSDAALGLARSPQVFYVRDNGIGISKKHQSMVFKLFKRLHPQEFYGGGVGVGLAIVSQIIERHGGRIWVESDAREGSTFFFTFAGG
- a CDS encoding pentapeptide repeat-containing protein, giving the protein MDIQQLLHEYNRGDRDFSEITLHGADLSNHTLSGIDLSRADLSGANLSNANLTRANLRCANLTNADLSGADLSGAHLEEVNLIGTSLRGANLVGSNLSRADMRTADVEGADLRGANLIEAEVSGANFRHVNLASACLDSVDFEGVDLEGTDITQVQTHPGQVSTGISRHWVSWGQH
- a CDS encoding pentapeptide repeat-containing protein — protein: MKHPLLALCLTVLLWLGLAQPSWAAIQEDVDLLIDTKKCPVCILNETDLSGLDLSNANLKIATLSGSDLSGVNLTSANLMLAYLDNANLTGAILKESQMNGAQLPNANLTGADLSGVEMTQANLTDANLSNADLQGAIMLAVKLGQANLKGANLKGANLRGVNRSMALFCNTVMPDGTIENRDCES
- a CDS encoding nitrate reductase associated protein; translation: MPTSNLTFFQFESDFVQSLRCIPMQVRYKLDNCGIKLKLQHWHQFTSAEREKLVELPCETAAEIATYREQLQALIAQYTQSPAKEIPVDPHPPWGQREVPAEVQEQATQVDASISADSWAHLTQLQRFALCKLSRPSHENRNFLPALYEFRLKSPSETV